The sequence below is a genomic window from Mycobacterium heidelbergense.
ACTCGGAGTCGGGAGCTCGCCCGTGGCCAGTGCATGCGACTGGACGTTTTGCTACTTTTGTCCAATCACTGGTTGAGAGTGTGGACGAGAAGGAGCTTTGTGTGCGTGCGGTGATCATGGACAGCAAGGGCTCGGTGCACATCGCGAACCGGCCCAACCCGACATTGCCTGGGCCGCAAGGGGCCATCGTCGCCGTGGAGGCTACCGGGATCTGCGGATCGGATCTGCACTTTTACGACGGCGATCTGCCGTCGATCGACGGGTTGAGTATCGGGCACGAAGCCGTCGGCGTCGTCGTCGAGGTCGGTGGCGCGGTCAATCGCATCGCCGCAGGCGATCGGGTGGTGGTCTCTTGCATCACCGGCTGCGGGTACTGCCACGGTCTTCGCCTACGACCCGGTCGCGGGCAGACGAGCGCGGGCGCAGGCGTGCGGGGCGACGGCGATCAGCGGACCCGAGGTTGCCGCCGAGGTGTCGCAGGCCACCCGCGGCCGCGGCGTCGATGTGGTAATCGACGCGGTGGCCACCGACGCATCCCTGGACTGCGCTGTGAGTGCGGTGCGGGCCGGCGGCACCATCTCGGTGGTTGGCATTCACAACATGCAGCCCTACCCGTTGCCGATCCTGCAGGCGGTTTACAAGTCGATCACCTTGCGGATGTCGATGGCCGCGGTGCAAAGCGCATGGCGCGAATTGCTGCCGTTGATCGTCGCCGGACGACTGGACGCCTCGGGCATCATCACCCACCGGTATCCCCTCGAGGAGGCATCCCAGGCCTACGAGCTGGTGGCCGCGCGCAGCCCCGAGTGCACCAAAGCGCTGCTCATCCCGTAAGTCAGGTTTGACACCAGGAACCGAGCCCCGACAAAATCAGCCAATGAATGCGCAATCACCCGCGCGGACCCGCCGGTCAGCGGTGCTGACGGTGATAGGTCTGCGGTAGGACCGCGCGGTGCGGACGCACGGGTGGGGCGGCGCAACGCCGGCCAGCGACCAAGAAGCCGTCGACCGGATCCTCGATGCCGCCGACGACGCCATCGAGGCCCGCGGGGCCGATATGCGCATCGTCGACGTCGCACGGGCATTGGGCGTGTCGCGCCAAACCGTCTACACGTACTTCCCGGGTTCAGGTGCGTTGCTCGAAGCGGCGGCCACCCGTTCGGGCCTCCGGTTCCTCGAACCCTTGGCCGACCATCTAGCCGGCATCACCGACCCCATCGAGGCCCTGGTGGAAAGCCTCGCCTACACCCTGGAATGGCTACCCGGGGATCGCGCGATCCAGGTGATGCTCGCCCACGACTTCACCAAAGCCTCCACTGGCATCACCTCCGATGCCTGTGTGCAGTTCGGCCACGCAATCCTGGCGGGCCTAGACGTCGACTGGACAGATCTGGGACTCGGGCATGCCGAGCTCGACGATCTAGTCGAGTACATGCTGCGCATCCTGCAGTCCTTCATGATCGACCCCGGCCGGCCGGCCCGCAGGGGCGCGGTGCTGCGCGACTACCTGCGCAGGTGGGTGGCGCCGGTACTGTACGCCGAGATCACCGCACACCGCTAATGGACAACCACAATCAGCCGCTGACTGCTTCCTCGGCCCAGGTGAAACTCGGTCACTCCTGCGGCGCGACTCCCTATGTCGGCGTGCCGGTTTCGGCGATAGGACCCTCTGAGTTCATAGCGCCGACGGACTTGGCGATCTATGATTCGATATAAACGATCGGTAGGTTTCGTGAGTGACTTTGCACATCGCTGATTTAGTCGAACACGCTGTTGACGTTGTACCCGATAACACGGCCCTGATCGTGAACGAGCAATCGCTTACCTACCGGGAGCTCGACGAAGCCGCTAATCGTATCGCTCACTTTTTTAGCAGCAAAGAGATCAGGCGCGGAGCGCATGTAGGCCTATTTTCGAGAAACACGATCGAACATGTTGTTGTCATGTTGGCTGCCTTGAAGATTCGTGCGACGCCAATAAATTTGAACTATCGCTACACGGCAGCCGAACTCGCCTACGTAGCGGAAAGTGGCGATCTCGACGCAATATTCTTCGAACGCGGTTTCGAGGCTACGGTCGCGACCGCGACCTCAGATATTCCGCGGGTGCGGCACTTCTTAGTCGCTGAGGATGGCACCCCAGCGTCGGGACAACTCGAAGCCACGGAGTACACCCAGGCGTTGGCGGCGGGTTCTCCGCACCGAGACTTCGGGCAGCGTTCGGCAGACGACCTCTACATCCTATTCACCGGTGGGACAACCGGTTATCCCAAAGGGGTCATGTGGCGTCATGAGGACATCTGGCGCGTCCTAGGCGGCGGTATTGACTTCATATCGGGTGAGCGACTCGGCGAGTTCGACCAAGCCGAACGTGCGCGAGTCGGGCCGCCGATGATGACACTACCGTTGAGCCCGCTCAGTCACGGGGCGGCGGTCTGGGCGACCTTGATGCATCTGTTCGCCGGTCATACCACGATCCTGCTGAACAAGTTTGACCCCATTGCCGCCTGGAGCACGATCGACCGTTACAAGGTACAGATCGTGTTCATGACAGGAGATGCGATGGGGCGTCCCCTCATTGAGGCCTACGACGCCGGCGGTTTTGACGGATCGTCGTTGGTGGCAGTGGCGAGCAGTGCTGCTGTGTTCAGCGAGACGATTAAACGCAAATGGATGACGACTTTTCCGAACGTGACGTTTACGGACTCGGTGGGTGCGACGGAGGTCGGTTCGTCGGGCGTCGGGCTGTTAACCGAAGAATCCATCACCGCCGAGGGCCCGGTGGTCGCACTGGCACCCGGCACCATCGTGGTCGACGACGACAACAACATCATCGACCCCGACGCACATGTCGGGCGAATTGTGCGTACGGGTCGTGCCGGCCATGTGCCACTTGGTTACTACGGCGATCAGGAGAAGTCGAAGGCGACGTTCTTCGAAGCCGATGGGGTGCGCTATGCGATCACGGGGGACTACGCGCGTCTAGAAGAGGGCCGTCGGTTGACCCTCCTCGGCCGTGGTTCGGGCTGCATCAACACTGGTGGCGAGAAAGTATTTCCCGAGCAGGTCGAGATGACGCTCAAGGCACATCCAGACGTTTACGACGCGCTGGTAGTGGGCGTCCCCGATGAACGTTGGGGCAATCGCGTGAGCGCGGTGATCCAACCGCGTCCCGATACCCGCCCGACGGTCGCATCGATCCAAGAACATGTCCGCAAGCATCTCGCCGGCTTCAAGGTCCCGCGGTCCATCGCGCTGGTCGATGAGATTCCGCGCCACGTCACCGGGAAGGCGAATTATCCGCTGGCTAAACAGATCATGCTTGAGTCACTTGCCAGTGGTGAGTCATCAAATCTCGACGATGCACCAGAAAGTCACAGGAGTGGCCAATGAGCGATCAACATCTCACCTTCGAACGTGACGACAAGGTCGTCACCCTGACCATGAACAATCCGCGCCGCAAGAATGCTCTGACCCCCGAAATGATCACTCTCATGGCGCAGGCGTGGGACGAAATCGATTCCGACGACGGCATCCGTGTTGCCATTCTCACCGGCCACGGTGATTCCTACTGTGTGGGCGGCGATCTTGCCGACGGGTGGATGGTGAAGGGCGTCAAGGGCAATCGCTCCTCATCGGATTCGGATGGGACCGCGCAGCAGACGCCGCCGCCGAAGTCACGCGGATCGATCATCACCGACGGCCTGCTCTTAAGTCGCAGCCTGACCAAGCCGCTCATTGCCGCCGTCAACGGCCCATGTCTGGGCGGTGGGTGTGAAATGCTGCAGCAGACAGATATTCGTATCGCAGAAGAGCACGCGGTCTTCGGATTGCCCGAGGCCAAGTTCGGCCTGATCGCCGGCGCGGGCTCCACGGTACGGCTCAAGCGCCAGATCCCCTACACGAAAGCCATGGAGATGATCTTGACCGGCGAGCCGTTGACGGCGGCCGAGGCATATCACTTCGGGCTGGTCGGACACGTAGTGCCAAAAGGGCATTCGTTGGCCAAGGCCCATGAAATCGCTGCCCGGGTAGCGGCTAATGGCCCACTAGCGGTCCGAAACGCGAAGGCTTCGATTCTGGCCAGCGGCTGGCTTGACGACTCCGACGCTCGAAAGATCGAACAACGCTTCGTCATCGAAGTGATGACTTCACAGGATGCGAAAGAGGGTTTAGCCGCGTTTGCCGCCAAACGCGATCCCCGCTTCACCGGAAAGTAGTCGGCCTCCAATGGTTCGGTAGCCAGCCAAGCCACCGATGCTTCCAACCCCAGCGCCGCCTGAACTGTCGCCGTGTGCGGTTCGACCGCTGCAGGCGCGGGCGCTTCACGTCGAGGGACAATGCAATCCGAGGTAAGGCTCGGGGTTCGCGGTGGCCCAGGCGTCGAGCATCTGAGCAAGGTGCTCGGCCATGCCTTTGGCGGACAACCGCGTTTTCAGCACGCACACCACGGCAATATCGCGTTCGCCCGCGAAGTCTTTGACGTTCTCGGTGACCAGCGCGCGGTTCTCACGGGCTGCGACGGCGGCGACTTCCCAGTCCGGACGAGCATCGACACCACGGTCCCGCACGTGCACCGCGTCATGGCCGCTGTCCGCGAGGAGAGAGCACGTTTTCGGTGGGAACATCTCGTCAACCAGGAAACGCACTGAGCGATTCCGCCACTAGGCCATCAGATCGGTGCGGCTGGCAACAAGCTCGCGTGTCTCGTCGGCCGCTCGATCGTTGGCCGCAATCTCCTCCTCGATGACGCTGCGGTGGGTTGCGGCAAAGTCAATCGCCGTGCGGATGTGGCGCGGATGCAGATCGAACTGCTCGGCCAGGGCGGCCACCCGCTGCTCGGGGCTGCCCTTCGTATAGCGAAGCGCGGACGCGACCTCCCAGATGTCCGGTCCAACCGCCAGGGCGGCGCGGCGCCCCGTCGGCCCATCCCGATAGACGACACCAGTGTGGTGCGACGTGTCTAGCCCCTCGGTTACCAACCGTTCCAGCAGCGCCCGTTCCGTGATCCCTTCTGCAGCCGCCTGCCGCTCCAGCCGGGACTTAACGGCGGGATCTAGACGGTACGAGGTCGCACGAGCCACCATCCTCCAACTCCTTTGCGGTGACAATGTACCGCAATTGTAACAAAGGCATCGCGTGGCCGGAATCGGTCCGGACGCTGCCACGGCGCGATACCCGGTGGCACACTCGGTCGCGGCTGCGGGGCAACGACCCGATCAACTGCGATCGATCCCGCCCCTGGCCACCGGAAACGCACAGCTCAGCGGTTGTTTGGTGGGGCCGACCACCGCTGCCGATTGTATTTATCCGCTGTATTGATCCGCCAAAATCCGCCGCAGCACGACCGTCCGCTCGCGGAACTGAAGGTCCCACGGGGACCGCACTTCACTCGACATGCGGCCCGCCGGCGCAAGCCAAAAAAGGTTCAGTCAGGTCATGGCGACGAAGAGGCAGCGCCGGTGCGTTCGCCTCCATCGCCGCACCCGAGTTCAGGCGACAGACACGTCTTAGCGTTACCTTACGGTACTCTTACTTTTCTTATTTTTGGTGTACGGTCGTTCTCCATGGGCTCGACGAAGCCTTGCGTGGCAGTGATCGCCCGGCTCGTTGTGTGGTCGCCATGCCGCACCTGGTGCCCGTCAGTGAGCACCAGTAATGGAAAGGGTCGTGTGTGGGTGAGATCAGCGGACAAGCCGTTGTGTTGGGCGCGGGTATGGCGGGTTTGCTCGCCGCGCAGGCTCTTTCAGAGTTCTACGATTCGGTGACCCTGGTGGAGCGCGACAGGTTGGCTGATCATCCGAGCGGGCGTAAGGGTGTGCCGCAGGATCGACATCTCCATAACTTTTTAGGCCGCGGCACGCAGCTGCTGGCTGAATTCTTTCCCGGACTGCTTGACGAGCTGGCCGAAGCCGGAGCGGTCGTCGTCAACGATGGAGACTTGTCGCGGATCTATGCACGCATGGGCCGCTGCGAGTTGAAACGCTCGGGCAGGCTGGCCGATCCGTCGGCGTTGACGCTGTGTCTGGCCAGCCGGCCATTTGTCGAGTTCCACATGCGCCGGCGTGTCATGGCCCTGCCCAATGTGACGGTGGTCGACGGCCACGACGTCATCGAACCGGTTGCTATCGGCGATGCCGTCACCGGGGTGCGAATCATCAACCGCGACAACGGGGTAGTAACCGCGTTGGACGCCGATCTGGTGGTCGACGCAATGGGTCGCGCCGCGCGTACACCGGCATTTCTGGAAGGTCTGGGGTATGGCCGGCCGGTCGAGAAGCGTTCCACCACCGCGCTGGGTTATTCCAGTCAACGGCTCCGTTTCCCCGCAAGTTGCATTAACGAGCAGCTGGTCGCGGTCAATCAGGGACTCGGCCGGCCTGGGGCTTTGCTGATGGCATGCGAGCACGACACCTGGATGCTGGCCGTCGGCCGGTCCACCGACGACGGCGGTGCGCCGGCCGATTTCGCGACGATGCTCGCCGTGGCCGCCGAAGCCCTACCCCGGTCCATCGCGGACGGGTTGCGCCGCGCCGAACCCGTTGGGGAGATCGCGATGTTTCGTAACCCAGCCGCAGTGTGGCGCCGCTACGACCGGATGCCGAAATTCCCGCGTGGATTGTTGGTGGTTGGCGATGGGCTGTGCAGCCTGAACCCTGTCTATGGGCAAGGCATGACGATGGCGGCGCTGCAAGCTCTCGCGCTACGCGACTGCCTGCGTGGCGGCGATCGCGACTTGGCCCAGCGCTTCTTTCGCGCCACCGCGGACGATATCGGCCCGACGTGGGCCCGCAACCAAGCTAACGACCGCGTCCCGTTGCCTGTACGCAAGCGATCGATGCGCCACAAGGTGCTCAGTCAGGTAGTCAAGGCCACGTTGATCGCCGCCGCCTACGACATCACCGTGACCGAACGCCTGCTGCGGGTCGCTCACCTCATCGATCCGCCCACCCGACTGAACGACCCCGCACTACTACCTCACATCGTCGCCGGCAACCTTCGGCATCTGTTGATGCGGACCCGAAACCGGCTTGCCAGGGCGTCGGTCGATTTCGATGGGCGGGCCGCCGCATTGATCGACAACCGAAAAGGAGAAGCCCATGCATGACCCAACGGCCGTGACAAATAAGGAGTTTGAGCGGCGATTGTCGGCGATCACCGCCACAGCGTTGCAGCGACGGCATGTCGATCGCGACGACTTGTTGGCCGTTTT
It includes:
- a CDS encoding TetR/AcrR family transcriptional regulator, which translates into the protein MRTHGWGGATPASDQEAVDRILDAADDAIEARGADMRIVDVARALGVSRQTVYTYFPGSGALLEAAATRSGLRFLEPLADHLAGITDPIEALVESLAYTLEWLPGDRAIQVMLAHDFTKASTGITSDACVQFGHAILAGLDVDWTDLGLGHAELDDLVEYMLRILQSFMIDPGRPARRGAVLRDYLRRWVAPVLYAEITAHR
- a CDS encoding acyl-CoA synthetase; amino-acid sequence: MTLHIADLVEHAVDVVPDNTALIVNEQSLTYRELDEAANRIAHFFSSKEIRRGAHVGLFSRNTIEHVVVMLAALKIRATPINLNYRYTAAELAYVAESGDLDAIFFERGFEATVATATSDIPRVRHFLVAEDGTPASGQLEATEYTQALAAGSPHRDFGQRSADDLYILFTGGTTGYPKGVMWRHEDIWRVLGGGIDFISGERLGEFDQAERARVGPPMMTLPLSPLSHGAAVWATLMHLFAGHTTILLNKFDPIAAWSTIDRYKVQIVFMTGDAMGRPLIEAYDAGGFDGSSLVAVASSAAVFSETIKRKWMTTFPNVTFTDSVGATEVGSSGVGLLTEESITAEGPVVALAPGTIVVDDDNNIIDPDAHVGRIVRTGRAGHVPLGYYGDQEKSKATFFEADGVRYAITGDYARLEEGRRLTLLGRGSGCINTGGEKVFPEQVEMTLKAHPDVYDALVVGVPDERWGNRVSAVIQPRPDTRPTVASIQEHVRKHLAGFKVPRSIALVDEIPRHVTGKANYPLAKQIMLESLASGESSNLDDAPESHRSGQ
- a CDS encoding enoyl-CoA hydratase-related protein, with the protein product MSDQHLTFERDDKVVTLTMNNPRRKNALTPEMITLMAQAWDEIDSDDGIRVAILTGHGDSYCVGGDLADGWMVKGVKGNRSSSDSDGTAQQTPPPKSRGSIITDGLLLSRSLTKPLIAAVNGPCLGGGCEMLQQTDIRIAEEHAVFGLPEAKFGLIAGAGSTVRLKRQIPYTKAMEMILTGEPLTAAEAYHFGLVGHVVPKGHSLAKAHEIAARVAANGPLAVRNAKASILASGWLDDSDARKIEQRFVIEVMTSQDAKEGLAAFAAKRDPRFTGK
- a CDS encoding DUF5615 family PIN-like protein is translated as MRFLVDEMFPPKTCSLLADSGHDAVHVRDRGVDARPDWEVAAVAARENRALVTENVKDFAGERDIAVVCVLKTRLSAKGMAEHLAQMLDAWATANPEPYLGLHCPST
- a CDS encoding FAD-dependent oxidoreductase — translated: MGEISGQAVVLGAGMAGLLAAQALSEFYDSVTLVERDRLADHPSGRKGVPQDRHLHNFLGRGTQLLAEFFPGLLDELAEAGAVVVNDGDLSRIYARMGRCELKRSGRLADPSALTLCLASRPFVEFHMRRRVMALPNVTVVDGHDVIEPVAIGDAVTGVRIINRDNGVVTALDADLVVDAMGRAARTPAFLEGLGYGRPVEKRSTTALGYSSQRLRFPASCINEQLVAVNQGLGRPGALLMACEHDTWMLAVGRSTDDGGAPADFATMLAVAAEALPRSIADGLRRAEPVGEIAMFRNPAAVWRRYDRMPKFPRGLLVVGDGLCSLNPVYGQGMTMAALQALALRDCLRGGDRDLAQRFFRATADDIGPTWARNQANDRVPLPVRKRSMRHKVLSQVVKATLIAAAYDITVTERLLRVAHLIDPPTRLNDPALLPHIVAGNLRHLLMRTRNRLARASVDFDGRAAALIDNRKGEAHA